One genomic segment of Candidatus Wallbacteria bacterium includes these proteins:
- a CDS encoding TetR/AcrR family transcriptional regulator: MKKDFLKEKRIMESAVKIFARDGFERATVDEIAADAGVGKGTIYRYYNSKEEILRSIFQILITELRVSLRAVTRNYENDFSGTYTAVMKHYFDFFRERKETFILINEINSQLLHDFFDFYLKEMHSLVDLIEDKVREGLIRPVKPETVLLSILGIFNIFLYREIRLGIKMTKNVFNDIHQFISIGLLTEKGIKTWKL; encoded by the coding sequence ATGAAAAAAGACTTTTTGAAAGAAAAAAGAATCATGGAGAGCGCGGTGAAGATTTTCGCCCGCGACGGTTTTGAGCGGGCTACGGTTGATGAAATAGCGGCCGATGCCGGGGTGGGAAAAGGCACGATCTACCGCTACTATAACTCCAAGGAAGAAATCCTCAGATCGATTTTCCAGATATTGATCACTGAACTTAGAGTTAGTCTGCGTGCGGTCACCAGGAATTATGAAAATGACTTTTCAGGAACTTACACTGCCGTAATGAAGCACTATTTCGATTTTTTCCGGGAAAGGAAGGAAACATTCATCCTGATCAATGAAATAAACTCACAGCTGCTCCACGATTTTTTTGATTTCTATCTTAAAGAAATGCACTCACTGGTGGATCTGATCGAAGATAAAGTCAGGGAAGGGCTGATTCGTCCGGTCAAGCCTGAAACCGTACTTTTATCAATCCTGGGCATCTTCAATATCTTCCTGTATCGGGAAATCAGATTGGGTATAAAAATGACAAAAAATGTTTTTAATGACATTCATCAATTTATCTCTATCGGTCTTCTGACTGAGAAAGGAATCAAAACATGGAAACTCTGA
- a CDS encoding pseudouridine synthase encodes MIERLQKIISRAGVCSRRRAEELIAEGKVTVDGLAVTEQGCKADPSVNVISVDGKKLEFQDFVYLLLYKPRNMLTTLDDPRGRPTIMDCLRPVKQRVFPVGRLDFDAEGLIFLTNHGELANRLIHPRYKALKTYQVRVTGHPREEDLDKIRRGIGLPEFKAQPAQIKIIEKNQSTCWLELKISEGKYHQVKLMCEGIGTPVEKIVRTGFAFFTLGGLEPGRFRHLTLIEIERLLKSTGLTR; translated from the coding sequence ATGATTGAACGCCTGCAGAAAATCATTTCCCGCGCCGGAGTCTGTTCAAGGCGTAGAGCTGAAGAACTGATCGCTGAAGGTAAAGTTACTGTCGACGGCCTGGCTGTCACTGAGCAGGGCTGCAAGGCTGATCCTTCAGTAAATGTAATTTCCGTTGACGGAAAAAAGCTGGAATTCCAGGACTTCGTCTATCTGCTTTTATACAAACCCCGCAATATGCTCACCACTCTCGACGATCCGCGTGGGAGGCCGACGATCATGGACTGCCTGAGACCTGTGAAACAGAGGGTTTTCCCGGTAGGAAGACTCGATTTCGACGCGGAAGGGCTGATTTTCCTTACTAATCACGGAGAACTCGCCAACCGGCTGATCCACCCCCGCTACAAGGCTCTAAAAACCTATCAGGTCAGGGTGACAGGACATCCCAGGGAGGAAGACCTGGACAAGATCAGGCGTGGGATCGGACTGCCTGAATTCAAGGCCCAGCCGGCACAGATCAAGATCATCGAAAAAAACCAGTCAACCTGTTGGCTGGAGCTGAAAATCTCAGAGGGAAAATATCATCAGGTTAAACTGATGTGTGAAGGGATCGGGACTCCTGTGGAAAAAATCGTCAGAACAGGTTTCGCCTTTTTCACACTGGGCGGTCTGGAACCAGGCAGATTCAGGCATCTCACCCTGATTGAGATCGAAAGACTGTTGAAATCCACCGGATTGACCAGGTAG
- a CDS encoding glutamine synthetase beta-grasp domain-containing protein, whose protein sequence is MFKDFDETKRYIEKHQINFIDLKYIDVPGRLHHVTLPTDYFSEDTLKNGVGFDGSSASFFKTVECGDMCLIPDLSTGFRDPFQSDPEEGIQVLSFICGVCEADTKKPYPLDPRSMTKKAADYLEKTLKAESFWLPELEFYLFSEVQSIDPTTEGDEPFRFKTIEKYLLKQKAYEAAPPEDRATMVRNLACKYMKEYASIPIKYHHHEVGSRGQCEIELNYAPLLKTADNIILGKYFVRNLADQCNLLASFIPKPIYKEAGSGLHFHQYLKSGGKNIFNKPSGKAAHDTGYGTLTKDALSYISGLLFHADSMLAFTNPSTNSYKRLVPGFEAPVKKFFSSGNRSAIIRLPKYGLGTEKLSVEFRASDATSNPYLAIPAMLLSGIDGIKQKLVPADYNYGPIDKNVFELPEEETNLIGSLPTTMLQSLEALKNDHEYLLPVFTEDFLKLWIDMKLREYQDVMERIHPYEIYLYHNF, encoded by the coding sequence ATGTTCAAAGATTTCGACGAAACCAAGCGTTACATCGAGAAACACCAGATCAATTTCATTGACCTCAAATACATCGACGTGCCTGGCAGGCTGCATCATGTCACCCTGCCGACCGACTATTTTTCAGAAGATACGCTGAAAAACGGAGTTGGATTCGATGGTTCTTCAGCCTCATTTTTCAAGACTGTGGAATGCGGCGACATGTGCCTGATCCCGGATCTTTCCACGGGCTTCCGCGATCCATTCCAGTCTGATCCGGAAGAAGGCATCCAGGTACTCTCTTTCATCTGCGGAGTCTGCGAGGCTGACACCAAAAAGCCCTATCCCCTGGACCCGCGCAGCATGACGAAAAAAGCCGCAGATTACTTGGAAAAAACCTTGAAAGCAGAGAGCTTCTGGCTGCCTGAACTTGAATTCTACCTTTTTTCAGAGGTCCAGAGCATCGACCCTACCACAGAAGGCGACGAGCCGTTCCGCTTCAAGACGATCGAGAAATACCTGCTCAAGCAGAAGGCTTACGAAGCCGCACCTCCTGAAGACCGCGCCACCATGGTGAGGAACCTGGCCTGCAAATACATGAAGGAATATGCGTCGATCCCGATTAAATATCACCATCATGAAGTCGGCTCACGGGGCCAGTGCGAGATCGAATTGAACTATGCTCCGCTGCTCAAGACAGCCGACAACATCATTCTGGGCAAGTATTTCGTGCGTAACCTGGCTGACCAGTGCAATCTGCTCGCCAGTTTCATCCCAAAACCCATTTACAAAGAAGCAGGGTCAGGACTGCATTTCCACCAATATCTTAAATCCGGCGGGAAAAATATCTTCAATAAACCTTCTGGCAAGGCAGCCCATGACACAGGCTACGGCACATTGACCAAAGACGCTCTGAGTTATATAAGCGGTCTGCTCTTTCACGCAGATTCCATGCTGGCTTTTACCAACCCTTCCACAAATTCCTACAAACGGCTGGTGCCTGGTTTCGAAGCACCCGTGAAAAAATTCTTCAGTTCCGGCAACCGCTCAGCAATCATCAGATTGCCTAAATACGGCCTGGGAACAGAAAAGCTCAGCGTGGAATTCAGAGCCTCAGATGCCACCTCCAACCCATATCTTGCAATTCCTGCCATGCTGCTTTCAGGCATCGACGGGATCAAACAGAAGCTGGTACCTGCAGATTACAATTACGGACCGATCGACAAGAATGTCTTCGAACTTCCGGAAGAGGAAACAAATCTGATCGGATCCCTCCCTACGACCATGCTGCAATCACTGGAAGCCCTGAAAAACGACCACGAATACCTGCTGCCTGTCTTCACAGAGGATTTTCTAAAGCTCTGGATAGACATGAAGCTCAGGGAATACCAGGATGTGATGGAAAGGATTCACCCCTACGAAATATATCTGTACCATAATTTTTAA
- a CDS encoding rhomboid family intramembrane serine protease: MNEQRQTHTNIFPAERVLECPKCEHKVMKSRKIGTIPVDECPVCDGIWYDSGELKAALGKQFDYDRMLSRLVRKGEGHACPVCHGKMTLLEYRKNRFQVLIEHCEECRGFFLDKVELEQLFTLEKYLQSRTPSFFRPLPVFEHSNGFDYPILRHYRSFDCERSAEGLEISMGIYFFCLLTQSPVEVYNPRKLFPDWLLFLVGINMLVSIVLYLLPSQTVSMVFYTYGAVPAEQLSFFGLIRLLTYSFLHPSLGNALINMYIIWIFGDNVYDVFMDHGRQKGSLLFISFYLTLAAAAGFLHCIFFYFFGSLPEAGVAVIPGKVAIPEITSALIPLVGAGGIASGLLASYWKLFPKSRLFQNIFVFPVKITMPQYLGFWVLSNIMMAFFYDIPAPLSLACHLGGFAAGWLLLDYFLPYKSKELQKKG; this comes from the coding sequence ATGAACGAACAAAGGCAGACTCACACGAACATATTTCCAGCTGAACGCGTGCTGGAATGCCCGAAGTGCGAACACAAGGTCATGAAATCGCGGAAGATAGGGACAATACCTGTTGATGAATGCCCTGTCTGCGATGGGATCTGGTACGATTCGGGAGAATTGAAAGCCGCCCTCGGCAAACAGTTCGACTATGACCGCATGCTTTCACGCCTTGTCCGCAAAGGTGAAGGACATGCCTGTCCTGTCTGCCACGGCAAAATGACGCTGCTCGAATACAGAAAAAACCGTTTTCAGGTGCTGATCGAACATTGCGAGGAATGCAGAGGATTCTTTCTCGATAAAGTAGAGCTGGAACAGCTCTTCACACTGGAAAAGTATCTGCAGTCCCGCACACCGAGTTTTTTCAGGCCTCTCCCGGTATTCGAGCACAGCAACGGTTTCGATTACCCGATTCTCAGGCATTACAGGTCTTTCGACTGCGAACGCTCCGCTGAAGGCCTGGAAATCTCCATGGGGATCTATTTTTTCTGCCTGCTCACCCAGTCGCCTGTGGAAGTCTACAATCCCAGAAAACTGTTTCCTGACTGGCTGCTGTTCCTGGTGGGGATCAACATGCTGGTCTCGATAGTGCTCTATCTGCTGCCTTCCCAGACCGTCAGCATGGTCTTCTATACTTACGGTGCAGTTCCTGCGGAGCAGTTGAGCTTTTTCGGTCTGATCAGGCTCCTGACTTATTCCTTCCTGCACCCGAGCCTGGGCAACGCCCTGATCAACATGTACATCATCTGGATCTTCGGCGACAATGTATATGATGTCTTCATGGACCACGGCAGGCAGAAAGGTTCCCTGCTGTTCATCAGTTTTTACCTGACTCTGGCTGCGGCAGCCGGTTTTCTGCATTGCATTTTCTTCTACTTTTTCGGCAGCCTGCCTGAAGCAGGTGTGGCAGTAATTCCAGGCAAAGTAGCAATACCTGAGATTACATCAGCTCTGATTCCGCTGGTCGGTGCAGGCGGGATCGCGAGCGGACTGCTCGCGAGTTACTGGAAATTGTTCCCTAAATCCAGGCTTTTTCAGAATATTTTCGTTTTCCCGGTCAAGATCACCATGCCTCAATACCTGGGCTTCTGGGTGCTGAGCAACATCATGATGGCCTTTTTCTATGATATCCCTGCTCCGCTGAGCCTGGCCTGCCATCTGGGGGGATTCGCCGCCGGATGGCTGCTGCTTGATTATTTCCTGCCGTATAAATCCAAAGAACTTCAGAAAAAGGGATAG
- a CDS encoding YitT family protein — protein MKKIDLRRNFLSFAAIMIGAAISALGLVFFLIPCKIVAGGVSGIATVIYYMSGRHFPVGVSMIFMNVFLILLQAKLIGGKSSMKTVFVILLQPVFIDVMMKITENKGLTADPMLACLFGGVLCGIGIGIVFKFGGTTGGTDIVAQIISKYMRFSVGVSLTMTDFTISLISGAILGKIELSLYGIITIFFTSKIIDAVQHGFSYSKVVFVISEQYMFIAEEVMGELGRGVTLIDATGMFTDRPHKMLMIVVNRRQLYDVKEFVRDIDPHAFMIVCDAHEVLGLGFQKIEE, from the coding sequence ATGAAAAAAATTGACCTGAGGCGCAATTTTCTGAGTTTTGCAGCGATCATGATCGGAGCCGCGATCTCGGCACTTGGCCTGGTTTTCTTCCTGATCCCCTGCAAGATAGTGGCCGGGGGAGTCTCAGGCATAGCTACAGTCATCTATTACATGTCAGGCAGGCATTTCCCGGTGGGCGTTTCCATGATCTTCATGAACGTCTTCCTGATCCTGCTGCAGGCGAAGCTGATCGGCGGCAAATCCTCTATGAAGACTGTGTTCGTGATCCTGTTACAGCCCGTTTTCATCGATGTGATGATGAAGATCACAGAAAACAAGGGGTTGACCGCTGACCCGATGCTGGCCTGCCTGTTCGGAGGCGTGCTCTGCGGGATCGGGATCGGAATTGTCTTCAAGTTCGGCGGGACTACAGGCGGCACAGATATCGTAGCCCAGATAATCTCAAAATACATGCGCTTTTCTGTGGGTGTTTCCCTGACCATGACGGATTTCACAATTTCGCTGATCTCAGGAGCGATCCTTGGCAAGATCGAACTTTCCCTATACGGCATCATAACCATTTTCTTCACTTCCAAGATCATCGACGCTGTGCAGCATGGATTTTCATATTCCAAAGTGGTGTTCGTGATTTCCGAACAGTATATGTTCATCGCCGAAGAAGTGATGGGCGAACTGGGACGCGGAGTTACCCTGATCGATGCCACAGGCATGTTCACTGACCGGCCCCACAAGATGCTGATGATCGTGGTCAACCGGCGGCAGCTGTATGATGTGAAGGAATTCGTGCGGGACATTGATCCGCACGCCTTCATGATCGTCTGCGACGCCCATGAAGTGCTGGGCCTGGGATTCCAGAAGATCGAAGAGTAA
- a CDS encoding tetratricopeptide repeat protein — translation MPYIPPPPGEFYGRQREIARLLSFFPTQKVMIIAGLAGIGKTALALTFADSVSRMPEYQDKVMWVTCQHGWNSEDLFAQIIKQLATFAGKIKEISDTLEGSPEGVIRLIEKNCLAVFIDDFHLVENETSRSFIRLAKEFLSKGKLVVTTRKRVALSPLDRVDLFERRLDGLALEDCRKLIEKLLKFHGFEDLTEEKFSKIYYKVKGHPFSIKLFISLMVSGGFSLDSLLDTSSEFEEEMERFLLDKVWEILEKSEQEVLKSLSIIRIPIKAEEYPLLATPILKKALRQLIDNYLIEYNKEGRIFIHDLLKDYASHKLDDKFLKKLHLQAAEYFHQKTPPEIAELKEAYYHYHEAGKVREAVQVIIKINEHFILQGEETEHFYHLVNDAIANCADNFREDLIKIKIWLLIYWNKFKEAEELAGEVKNPQDKIFIGAKISLQKGQYHEALKGFTEAQDNPNGDAQQLEILNGMAICNYYLGDWKKAEQYYLSSLELLKKHERPLMKGRVLSNFAVMLSTTGDLYRAIEYYQEAEKLYRQTNNLSLLSNVIYNKAMTYINMQELDRAREALKESMEIKEKIVDNQGMIYHLNLLGGISFLEGEYEASLQHNRQALKLAEKCGEIKLKTVIYCDFGRALTRMGKLEEAEANFHTAFEISTKADSRLYEAMLKQEYAQYLLVKGEREPALKYLEEVREFALAATHKELLVKSLYFLYRTGELLQDKHACDYSAEYQKKIAEVPNPLKERVAQLFKWYEDYVFTTEEKGFFLITPKGKKSADTRDLGNTRAERDKFEIFIDFIEHELLIRGKKVKFFKKRTLVPLLYVLAAEPGKIFDFATLFEAVWGRKYDVESDGVTLRVNISRLRSIMGEKKGKEIFVRSSPDVGGYHFNSQTDYCIIIPSRSEREFME, via the coding sequence ATGCCATACATACCGCCTCCGCCAGGAGAATTCTATGGGAGGCAGCGGGAAATTGCCCGTTTGCTCTCTTTTTTCCCTACCCAGAAGGTGATGATCATAGCAGGGCTGGCCGGGATCGGCAAAACTGCGCTTGCCCTGACCTTTGCAGACTCGGTTTCCAGGATGCCCGAATACCAGGACAAGGTGATGTGGGTCACCTGCCAGCACGGCTGGAATTCGGAGGACCTGTTTGCCCAGATCATCAAGCAGCTGGCGACTTTTGCCGGAAAAATCAAGGAAATTTCGGATACGCTTGAAGGTTCGCCTGAAGGCGTGATCAGGCTGATCGAGAAGAACTGCCTGGCGGTTTTCATCGACGATTTCCACCTGGTGGAAAACGAAACTTCCAGGAGTTTCATCCGCCTGGCCAAGGAATTCCTTTCCAAAGGTAAACTGGTGGTCACAACCAGAAAACGGGTGGCCCTGTCTCCGCTGGACAGAGTGGACCTGTTTGAACGGCGCCTGGACGGCCTGGCTCTGGAAGACTGCCGCAAGCTGATCGAAAAGCTCCTCAAATTCCATGGTTTCGAAGATCTGACTGAAGAGAAATTCTCGAAGATCTATTACAAAGTCAAAGGTCACCCTTTTTCCATCAAACTATTTATCAGCCTGATGGTCTCAGGCGGATTCTCCCTGGATTCCCTGCTGGACACTTCATCAGAATTCGAGGAGGAGATGGAGCGCTTCCTGCTCGACAAGGTCTGGGAAATTCTGGAAAAGAGCGAACAGGAAGTTTTGAAGTCCCTGTCCATCATCCGGATCCCGATCAAGGCTGAGGAGTATCCCCTGCTTGCCACCCCGATCCTGAAAAAAGCCCTGCGCCAGCTGATCGATAATTATCTGATCGAATACAATAAGGAAGGCCGGATTTTCATCCATGACCTTCTGAAGGACTATGCCAGCCATAAGCTGGACGATAAATTCCTGAAAAAACTGCATCTGCAGGCTGCCGAGTATTTCCACCAGAAAACACCTCCTGAGATTGCAGAGCTCAAGGAAGCGTACTACCATTACCACGAAGCCGGCAAAGTGAGGGAAGCAGTCCAGGTCATCATCAAGATCAACGAGCATTTCATCCTGCAGGGTGAAGAGACCGAACACTTCTATCACCTGGTCAACGATGCGATCGCGAACTGTGCCGACAATTTCCGGGAAGACCTGATCAAGATCAAGATCTGGCTGCTGATATACTGGAATAAGTTCAAGGAGGCCGAGGAACTCGCCGGGGAAGTCAAGAATCCCCAGGACAAGATCTTCATCGGTGCCAAGATCAGCCTCCAGAAAGGCCAGTATCACGAAGCATTGAAGGGCTTCACTGAAGCGCAGGATAATCCCAACGGTGATGCTCAGCAGCTGGAAATCCTCAACGGCATGGCTATCTGTAATTATTATCTGGGCGACTGGAAAAAAGCCGAACAATATTATCTTTCCTCACTGGAACTGCTGAAAAAGCATGAACGGCCTCTGATGAAAGGCAGGGTACTCTCCAATTTCGCAGTGATGCTGTCTACCACAGGAGATTTATACAGAGCCATCGAATATTATCAGGAAGCGGAAAAACTCTATCGCCAGACCAACAATCTCAGCCTGCTTTCCAATGTGATCTATAACAAGGCCATGACCTATATCAATATGCAGGAACTGGATCGGGCGCGGGAAGCGCTTAAAGAATCCATGGAAATCAAGGAAAAGATCGTTGACAACCAGGGAATGATCTACCATCTGAATCTGCTGGGAGGGATCTCTTTCCTGGAAGGCGAATACGAGGCTTCCCTCCAGCATAACAGGCAGGCTTTGAAACTGGCCGAGAAATGCGGTGAAATCAAGCTCAAGACCGTGATTTATTGCGACTTCGGCCGGGCTCTGACCAGAATGGGCAAGCTGGAAGAGGCTGAAGCAAATTTTCACACCGCCTTTGAAATCAGCACTAAAGCGGACAGCCGGCTGTACGAAGCCATGCTTAAACAGGAATATGCCCAGTACCTGCTGGTCAAAGGAGAGCGTGAGCCTGCCCTTAAGTATCTGGAAGAAGTTCGGGAATTCGCTCTGGCTGCGACCCATAAGGAGCTTCTGGTCAAATCGCTTTATTTCCTGTACCGGACAGGAGAACTTCTGCAGGATAAACATGCCTGCGACTACTCGGCGGAATATCAGAAAAAAATCGCTGAAGTGCCGAATCCCCTTAAAGAACGGGTGGCGCAGCTTTTCAAATGGTATGAGGACTACGTTTTTACCACTGAAGAAAAAGGATTCTTCCTGATTACTCCCAAGGGTAAGAAATCCGCAGACACCCGGGATCTCGGCAATACCAGAGCTGAGAGGGATAAATTCGAGATTTTCATAGATTTCATCGAGCATGAGCTGCTGATCAGAGGCAAGAAGGTGAAATTCTTCAAGAAGCGCACCCTGGTACCCCTTTTATATGTCCTGGCCGCCGAGCCGGGCAAGATCTTCGATTTCGCTACTCTCTTCGAAGCTGTCTGGGGCAGAAAATACGATGTGGAGAGCGACGGAGTGACTCTGAGGGTGAACATTTCACGGCTGCGCTCAATCATGGGAGAAAAAAAGGGTAAGGAAATCTTTGTCCGCTCGTCTCCGGATGTAGGGGGATATCATTTCAACAGCCAGACCGATTACTGCATCATTATTCCCAGCAGGAGCGAACGGGAATTCATGGAATAG
- a CDS encoding TonB-dependent receptor plug domain-containing protein: MRLSIFPILLFPLLPALASTSTEILTLPEITVYSSRLPAADSFYYKQRLGRNDFSGAGELTTALKTIPDLDLSFHNTPSALATAKLEGTDARHLLVKFDNLKLNDLFNGTFDLSLLEPEMIGNLQVVHGSASSLYGGDAPGGVIDAASPDCLEDSAGISLGSYGYQKIQVSHRLSPESSILALHKDYSGDRPEADGRQNTFFLSEKNAASSFTALFTDKNTGTPGSTSNFFWNTLGDREMDDLRLLSWSGNYTEYWKLSLGLFDSRQKQLDSSMQATNSFRSTRSNCELLWKKSNTAIGISRENFSGNAEIHSDNDYSTTWNPPVDTLDSINRSCFCNSIFSETVISHLYLSGRLDDDSGFGKIFSGNAGLKFGALTLTEYLGYKLPTFNDLYWPGGGNPNLTEEKSRGCSARISSGKGFSVRCFRTDYRDLIQWAPVNAWLWLPSNVGAARVSGVSLACKRGHFTTEGNFCKPENRVTGERLLYKEFRSARVSYQNSCTALSYNYRGRERLQDNFDILGKKVPDFRNGTGTWDLRLSGHRAFLEIDDLFNRGLLTVKEYPKVRRTWRLGFSAEF, encoded by the coding sequence ATGAGACTCTCAATTTTTCCGATTCTCCTCTTCCCTCTTCTTCCAGCCCTGGCATCCACATCCACAGAAATCCTGACTCTGCCGGAAATCACAGTTTATTCCTCCCGCCTTCCTGCTGCGGACTCGTTTTACTACAAGCAGCGGCTTGGCAGGAACGACTTCAGCGGAGCAGGCGAATTGACCACAGCCCTGAAAACGATACCTGACCTTGACCTTTCATTTCACAACACACCATCCGCTTTGGCTACAGCCAAGCTCGAGGGAACCGATGCCAGGCATCTGCTGGTGAAATTCGACAATCTGAAACTCAACGATCTTTTCAACGGCACATTCGACCTGAGCCTGCTGGAGCCGGAAATGATCGGTAACCTGCAGGTTGTGCACGGCAGCGCTTCCTCGCTGTATGGCGGTGACGCACCGGGCGGGGTGATCGATGCGGCAAGTCCGGACTGCCTGGAAGATTCCGCAGGGATCAGTTTGGGCAGTTACGGTTATCAGAAGATTCAGGTCAGCCATAGGCTTTCTCCAGAATCATCGATCCTGGCCCTGCATAAGGATTATTCAGGAGACCGGCCGGAAGCTGACGGCAGGCAGAACACTTTTTTTCTGAGCGAAAAAAACGCTGCCTCTTCTTTCACAGCCTTGTTCACCGATAAAAACACAGGAACTCCCGGGAGCACTTCCAATTTTTTCTGGAATACGCTGGGAGACAGGGAAATGGACGATCTCAGACTGCTGTCCTGGTCCGGAAATTACACGGAGTATTGGAAATTGTCGCTCGGGCTTTTCGACAGCAGGCAGAAGCAGCTCGATTCGAGCATGCAGGCCACCAACTCTTTCCGCAGTACCAGAAGTAACTGTGAACTTCTCTGGAAAAAAAGCAATACTGCGATCGGTATCTCCAGGGAAAATTTCAGCGGGAACGCGGAAATACACAGTGACAACGACTATTCAACTACCTGGAATCCTCCTGTGGATACACTCGATTCGATCAACAGATCCTGTTTTTGCAATTCTATTTTTTCCGAGACTGTGATCTCTCACCTTTATCTCAGCGGCAGACTGGATGATGACTCAGGTTTCGGAAAAATTTTCTCGGGAAACGCAGGATTGAAATTCGGAGCTCTGACTCTGACTGAATACCTGGGCTACAAACTTCCCACTTTCAATGACCTTTACTGGCCGGGCGGAGGAAATCCAAACCTGACTGAGGAAAAAAGCCGCGGCTGCAGCGCCAGAATCAGTTCGGGAAAAGGATTTTCAGTCCGCTGTTTCAGGACAGATTATCGGGACCTGATCCAGTGGGCTCCAGTTAATGCCTGGCTCTGGCTTCCCTCCAATGTCGGAGCGGCCAGAGTCAGCGGTGTTTCTCTCGCATGCAAAAGAGGACATTTCACGACTGAAGGCAATTTCTGCAAGCCGGAAAACAGGGTGACTGGCGAGCGTCTTCTATATAAAGAATTCCGTTCAGCCAGAGTCTCTTATCAGAATTCCTGCACTGCACTGTCATATAATTACAGAGGCCGGGAACGGCTGCAGGATAATTTCGACATTCTGGGGAAAAAAGTCCCTGACTTCAGGAATGGGACAGGCACCTGGGACCTGAGGCTGTCAGGGCACAGGGCTTTCCTGGAAATCGACGATCTCTTCAACAGGGGGCTTTTGACAGTCAAAGAATACCCGAAAGTGAGAAGAACCTGGAGGTTGGGTTTCAGCGCGGAGTTCTGA
- the kdsB gene encoding 3-deoxy-manno-octulosonate cytidylyltransferase, with protein sequence MANYTDRDVAVIIPARLSSTRLPEKCLLQLGKYNLIQRVFLKAREAFPRVIVACDDLRIKKSVEDIDGTAVLTPADCRSGTDRVAVVAKDLTERLIVNVQGDEPFINPAVIRKAVEPFFSDQSLEMGTIATQVKVGKAAVNHNQVKVVLDQSGNALYFSRNLIPFPRDSADVETLAHIGLYVYNRNFLLEFAGWPEGKLESLEKLEQLRVLERGHRIRVVVTEYQGFGIDTMEDYRKALEIIVKEKL encoded by the coding sequence ATGGCAAATTATACTGACCGTGATGTTGCAGTGATAATCCCAGCCCGTCTTTCTTCGACCAGGCTGCCGGAAAAATGCCTGCTGCAGCTTGGAAAATACAATCTGATCCAGCGCGTCTTTCTGAAGGCGAGAGAGGCTTTTCCCCGCGTGATCGTTGCCTGCGACGATTTACGGATTAAAAAATCAGTGGAAGATATTGACGGGACTGCTGTGCTTACACCTGCGGACTGCAGGAGCGGCACAGACCGGGTGGCAGTTGTGGCAAAAGACCTGACCGAACGGCTGATTGTGAACGTGCAGGGGGATGAGCCGTTCATCAACCCTGCTGTGATCAGGAAAGCAGTCGAACCCTTTTTTTCAGATCAGTCGCTGGAAATGGGGACCATCGCAACCCAGGTCAAAGTTGGCAAGGCCGCAGTCAATCACAACCAGGTGAAAGTGGTGCTGGACCAGTCAGGCAATGCCCTCTATTTTTCCCGCAACCTGATTCCTTTTCCCAGGGATTCAGCCGATGTGGAGACTTTAGCACATATCGGGCTGTATGTTTACAACAGGAACTTTCTGCTCGAATTCGCAGGCTGGCCTGAGGGGAAACTGGAATCTCTGGAAAAGCTTGAACAGCTCAGAGTACTGGAGAGGGGACACAGGATCAGGGTAGTGGTAACTGAATACCAGGGATTCGGGATTGACACCATGGAAGACTATCGGAAAGCCCTGGAAATTATCGTTAAAGAGAAGCTATAG